A section of the Trichomycterus rosablanca isolate fTriRos1 chromosome 6, fTriRos1.hap1, whole genome shotgun sequence genome encodes:
- the LOC134316483 gene encoding uncharacterized protein DDB_G0290685-like, whose protein sequence is MAETEAALPPEADASSQNNEDQVEQKDEDKEESKTTNGADQTNGEDSEPEKPETQGEENASDGAGEAPKEEEAMDENKYYTVSYRKIKKGLAKNRINIFEKMDFSMVEEEDNDDQEGKDTGGESQTNGEGENANGESDPDGTNGQAGKETAENQGGENTGEEAGEGQDKGNGGEKEGNEQNKKQAGENEGDAQEDVEMGDEEGEEDGFDENDINSASQQGNRPSAAKFFTVSYRKIKKGITKQRVDEFEFMGHQPASPQIPPV, encoded by the exons TGGAGCAGAAGGATGAAGacaaagaagaaagcaaaaCCACTAATGGTGCAGATCAAACAAATGGGGAGGACAGTGAACCAGAAAAGCCAGAGACGCAAGGGGAAGAAAACGCATCTGATGGGGCTGGAGAGGCgccaaaagaagaagaagcaaTGGATGAAAACAAGTACTACACTGTGAGCTACAGAAAGATCAAGAAAGGCCTGGCGAAGAACAGGATTAACATTTTTGAGAAAATGG ATTTTTCCATGGTGGAAGAGGAAGACAATGATGATCAGGAGGGCAAAGACACCGGTGGAGAATCTCAAACAAATGGAGAGGGAGAAAACGCCAATGGGGAAAGTGACCCAGATGGGACTAACGGGCAAGCGGGGAAAGAGACAGCAGAAAATCAGGGAGGAGAGAACACGGGAGAAGAAGCAGGAGAAGGGCAGGACAAAGGAAATGGGGGTGAAAAAGAAGGGAACGAGCAGAATAAAAAGCAAGCGGGTGAGAATGAAGGAGACGCGCAGGAAGATGTGGAAATGGGTGATGAGGAAGGAGAAGAGGATGGATTTGATGAGAATGACATAAATTCAGCTTCCCAACAAGGGAATCGTCCTTCTGCTGCCAAGTTCTTTACTGTGAGCTACAGAAAGATCAAGAAAGGCATCACAAAGCAGAGAGTTGACGAGTTTGAGTTCATGG GACATCAACCTGCTTCTCCTCAGATTCCACCAGTTTAA